A genome region from Halocatena salina includes the following:
- a CDS encoding DUF1059 domain-containing protein, with product MVWEFQCPVNGCEFSKRANEEPTVIESAQDHTRDTHGSTPTREEIEQYVIGPG from the coding sequence ATGGTTTGGGAATTTCAGTGCCCGGTCAATGGGTGCGAGTTTTCGAAGCGGGCCAACGAGGAGCCGACGGTCATCGAGAGCGCCCAAGATCACACACGAGACACACATGGTTCCACACCGACCCGCGAGGAGATCGAACAGTACGTCATCGGCCCGGGATAA
- a CDS encoding macro domain-containing protein, which translates to MKFTVVQGDIADQCADALVNAAGTSLRMGSGVADALRRGANGPINEDAVSKGPIDLGTVAVTDAYELAAEYVIHAAAMPHYGDGRASAESIRDATQNSLKQADALGCESIVLPVLGTGAAAFSFEEGAERVCEAIRAHEPVTLSDARVIAYSQQEYEALERIADEHRT; encoded by the coding sequence ATGAAGTTCACCGTCGTACAAGGAGATATCGCTGACCAGTGCGCCGATGCGTTGGTGAACGCTGCCGGAACGAGCCTGCGAATGGGTAGCGGTGTTGCCGATGCGCTCAGACGTGGCGCGAATGGACCGATCAACGAGGACGCCGTCTCGAAGGGACCGATCGATCTCGGTACGGTTGCCGTTACGGATGCGTACGAACTCGCGGCCGAGTACGTCATCCATGCGGCAGCCATGCCCCACTACGGAGATGGTCGAGCGTCAGCCGAAAGCATTCGTGACGCCACGCAGAATTCGCTCAAACAGGCCGATGCGTTGGGCTGTGAGTCGATCGTACTCCCGGTTCTCGGAACAGGTGCGGCTGCATTTTCCTTTGAAGAGGGTGCTGAGCGCGTCTGTGAGGCGATCCGGGCACACGAGCCAGTCACTCTCTCCGATGCCCGGGTCATCGCATACTCACAGCAGGAGTACGAAGCGCTCGAACGTATTGCCGACGAGCATCGTACCTAA
- a CDS encoding thiamine pyrophosphate-dependent dehydrogenase E1 component subunit alpha, which translates to MAQEMWTEERPPGDFYRILDPDGELETEAPEMDEEELLQLYRTFIATRVLEEKMLNMQRSGEVSLVARTLGEEATPLGGAAALQPDDWIFHTYRQTPALLYWDRPMVEVIASATGREPETIAEQLDTEDPAVNFSPDYTPIGTNVVNGVGAAMADAFNDRDTVTMVFTGDGSTSQGAFHDGMNFAGVFDVPAVIICQNNQWAISEPAHRQTGSETFAQKAAAYGLSSARVDGNDVFAVYEKAREAVERARSGGGATFIECVTYRMGAHNTSDNPNRYRDDSEQREYWEDRDPVDRYDTYLRNRGILDDDTETELRDEIDDQVADAVEQVRSISNSEPDRMFDTTLHGESWRERHQRAELHRELNGKNPFVDFTGEGFNE; encoded by the coding sequence ATGGCACAAGAGATGTGGACAGAAGAACGACCGCCGGGAGATTTCTATCGTATCCTCGATCCGGACGGCGAACTGGAGACAGAGGCGCCGGAGATGGACGAGGAGGAACTCCTACAACTGTATCGGACGTTCATCGCCACACGGGTACTTGAAGAGAAGATGTTGAATATGCAACGCAGCGGGGAAGTCAGCCTCGTCGCGCGAACCCTTGGCGAAGAAGCCACACCACTGGGGGGTGCTGCGGCGCTGCAACCTGACGACTGGATATTTCACACGTATCGCCAAACACCGGCACTACTCTATTGGGATCGTCCCATGGTAGAGGTGATCGCCAGCGCCACTGGGCGTGAACCCGAAACGATCGCCGAACAGTTGGACACTGAGGATCCGGCCGTGAATTTCTCTCCGGATTACACGCCGATCGGAACGAACGTCGTCAACGGGGTAGGCGCAGCCATGGCCGACGCGTTCAACGACCGAGATACTGTTACGATGGTGTTCACCGGCGATGGATCGACCAGCCAAGGTGCGTTTCACGATGGGATGAATTTCGCCGGCGTCTTCGATGTTCCGGCAGTCATCATCTGCCAGAACAACCAGTGGGCGATCTCCGAGCCCGCACACCGCCAGACTGGTAGCGAGACGTTCGCTCAGAAAGCCGCTGCGTATGGGCTGTCCAGCGCACGCGTGGATGGAAACGACGTGTTTGCCGTCTACGAGAAGGCGCGTGAGGCAGTCGAACGCGCTCGATCGGGTGGTGGGGCGACGTTCATCGAGTGTGTAACGTACCGGATGGGGGCACACAACACGTCGGACAATCCGAACCGGTATCGGGACGACAGCGAGCAACGGGAGTACTGGGAGGATCGAGATCCAGTCGATCGATACGATACGTATCTCCGTAACCGAGGGATTCTCGATGACGATACCGAAACGGAACTTCGAGACGAGATCGACGATCAGGTCGCCGACGCTGTCGAGCAAGTTCGCTCGATATCGAACTCGGAGCCAGACCGGATGTTCGATACCACACTACACGGCGAATCGTGGCGTGAGCGCCACCAACGAGCGGAACTACACCGGGAGCTGAATGGAAAGAATCCATTCGTCGATTTCACCGGGGAGGGATTCAATGAGTAA
- a CDS encoding sodium:solute symporter family transporter encodes MQTAGSPTLVITEWIAIVTFALSLLGFGIYMRENTIDSASTFLADRSLPPWIQAFSTVATNLNANDFIGLAGFAYAFGVIALMTPISTAIGIVIVTIAVIPFIREIRAFSLGEWLNERFVSPVGEAYDFIWTFVWMFINMGLYIYAGSLVLNTLLGWDLWLSIGIVVLIGTTYTLLGGFGAVAGSDTIQFVLMFVPLALVLPMTLDMVGGVSGLVDGIESYQGTMTPSDHPLIADFPFGGPVAVVLLYLGFLAQSIAYWGAESQILQRPLAAESSESAQLGFLYTGIWYAVLVPLFILLPGVAAAALYPDLAVSDEAMPMLIRDIMPPGLYGVVIVGLLAGVLSSVDSQLNNFQTLLTERIYRRHVAPDRSAEHYVTVSRIAGVLFMAIAVSMAYYFSLQDSMYLVAQSLLVTIMPTFAAIAIVGGIWDRATTAGALGGIVFGIVFSVFLGFQLGHDATYIRSLYSLIAIVAVICVVSVFTTPRSGETPTAFLSSVQDETVTTVSSTVKHAAVVTTALAALTFVGATIIF; translated from the coding sequence ATGCAGACAGCAGGTTCGCCGACGCTCGTCATAACGGAATGGATAGCAATCGTAACGTTTGCACTTTCGCTCCTCGGTTTTGGGATCTATATGCGAGAGAACACGATTGATTCCGCGAGTACGTTTCTCGCAGATCGATCACTTCCCCCGTGGATTCAGGCGTTTTCCACCGTGGCAACGAACTTGAACGCCAACGATTTCATCGGCTTGGCCGGCTTCGCCTATGCGTTCGGTGTCATCGCGCTCATGACACCGATTTCGACCGCGATCGGTATCGTTATCGTGACGATCGCGGTCATCCCGTTCATCCGTGAAATCCGAGCCTTCTCGCTCGGTGAGTGGCTCAACGAACGGTTTGTGAGTCCTGTCGGAGAGGCGTACGACTTCATCTGGACGTTCGTTTGGATGTTCATCAATATGGGGTTGTACATCTACGCAGGATCCCTCGTTCTGAACACGCTGTTAGGATGGGATCTGTGGCTCTCGATCGGTATCGTGGTGCTCATCGGAACCACGTACACGTTGCTCGGTGGCTTTGGAGCCGTTGCTGGCTCCGATACGATTCAGTTCGTACTCATGTTCGTCCCGCTTGCGCTCGTCCTGCCGATGACCCTAGATATGGTGGGTGGCGTATCGGGACTCGTGGACGGGATCGAATCGTACCAGGGAACGATGACTCCCTCCGACCACCCGTTGATCGCTGACTTTCCGTTCGGTGGACCGGTCGCCGTGGTGCTCCTGTATCTGGGGTTCCTCGCCCAATCGATCGCCTACTGGGGGGCTGAATCACAGATCCTCCAGCGACCGTTGGCGGCTGAGAGTTCTGAATCCGCTCAACTAGGATTTCTGTACACCGGCATCTGGTATGCGGTTCTCGTGCCTTTGTTCATCCTCCTTCCGGGTGTTGCGGCCGCTGCCCTTTACCCCGATCTTGCGGTGTCCGACGAGGCGATGCCAATGTTGATCCGTGACATCATGCCCCCCGGCCTTTATGGGGTGGTGATCGTCGGACTACTCGCCGGCGTACTTTCTAGTGTCGACTCACAACTCAACAACTTCCAGACGTTACTGACCGAGCGTATTTATCGTCGGCACGTAGCCCCGGACCGATCGGCGGAGCATTACGTCACGGTGAGTCGAATCGCTGGAGTTCTGTTCATGGCAATCGCCGTCAGCATGGCGTATTATTTCTCGTTACAGGATTCGATGTACTTAGTCGCGCAGTCTCTGTTAGTGACGATCATGCCCACGTTCGCCGCGATCGCTATCGTCGGTGGCATCTGGGATAGAGCAACGACCGCTGGCGCGTTGGGAGGCATCGTGTTTGGGATCGTCTTCAGTGTGTTTCTCGGCTTCCAACTCGGTCATGACGCTACTTACATCAGATCGCTGTACTCCCTTATTGCGATCGTGGCGGTGATATGCGTCGTGAGCGTGTTCACGACTCCGCGGAGCGGAGAGACGCCGACGGCATTTCTCTCGTCCGTTCAGGACGAAACCGTGACGACTGTTTCATCAACGGTGAAACACGCCGCTGTCGTCACGACAGCGCTTGCAGCACTGACGTTCGTCGGTGCAACCATCATATTTTAG
- a CDS encoding MFS transporter produces MSERAADAPNVTGSPKRGLITATFGFFAGLTTIVFYGAAGPIFEEHLTLTGIFHGLLLASPHLSKAVLRIPFGAWVDEVGGRKPMLILLASTIVGIAGLVVTLFLTYPENFDMSLYPLLVLFGLLAGAGGATFSVGISQTSYWYPSDKQGFAMGAFAGVGNIGPGMVTYVLPVLIGIGGLTMAYSTWLVFVVVVTVAYGLLSVNPYYFQLLDNGNDETKAQETASELGQDIFPSGNAWDSLRESATIRRTWILVFLYTVSFGGGFTSLSAWFPTYWDLFHGFDLSTGGLLAGIFIVYGSLIRVPGGSISDRFGGENVAIVSFSIMAVGAGIMTIATGFWLAFIGMMILGTGMGIANAAVFELVPKFVPEAVGGASGWISGIGGGGTLIILPVLGYYVDFLGHIGYARGFSLFVVLSVICAGVALALKIYDPGTSEPVEDTPVH; encoded by the coding sequence ATGAGCGAACGAGCAGCAGACGCCCCCAACGTTACAGGCTCCCCGAAGCGGGGGTTGATCACGGCTACCTTCGGGTTTTTCGCTGGACTCACGACCATCGTTTTTTACGGCGCGGCAGGTCCCATATTCGAAGAGCACTTAACGTTGACCGGTATTTTCCACGGACTGTTATTAGCATCGCCTCACCTCAGTAAAGCGGTGCTCAGGATCCCGTTCGGTGCGTGGGTGGATGAAGTCGGCGGGCGAAAGCCGATGCTCATCCTGTTAGCATCAACGATTGTTGGGATCGCTGGACTGGTTGTGACGCTGTTTCTAACGTATCCCGAAAACTTCGATATGAGTCTGTATCCACTACTAGTCCTCTTCGGTCTCTTGGCAGGCGCAGGCGGTGCCACGTTCTCTGTCGGAATCTCTCAGACCTCCTACTGGTATCCGAGCGATAAACAGGGGTTCGCAATGGGAGCGTTCGCCGGTGTCGGAAACATCGGCCCGGGCATGGTGACGTACGTTCTACCCGTGTTGATCGGTATTGGAGGGTTGACGATGGCGTATTCGACGTGGCTCGTGTTCGTGGTCGTCGTCACCGTCGCGTACGGACTCCTCTCCGTTAATCCCTACTACTTCCAACTACTCGACAACGGGAATGACGAAACGAAAGCTCAGGAAACCGCGAGCGAACTCGGACAAGACATTTTCCCGTCAGGTAACGCGTGGGACTCACTCCGAGAGTCAGCCACGATCCGCCGAACGTGGATCTTGGTGTTCCTGTATACGGTTTCGTTCGGTGGCGGGTTCACGTCACTGTCCGCTTGGTTCCCGACGTACTGGGATCTGTTTCACGGCTTCGATCTCTCGACAGGAGGCTTGTTAGCGGGCATCTTTATCGTGTACGGATCGCTCATCAGGGTCCCTGGCGGCAGCATCAGCGATCGGTTCGGCGGTGAAAACGTTGCGATCGTGAGTTTCTCCATTATGGCGGTCGGTGCAGGGATCATGACGATCGCGACGGGGTTCTGGCTCGCCTTCATCGGGATGATGATCCTCGGAACCGGGATGGGTATCGCGAACGCAGCCGTGTTCGAGTTGGTACCGAAGTTCGTTCCGGAAGCCGTCGGTGGTGCGTCCGGGTGGATCAGCGGTATCGGCGGGGGCGGCACCTTGATCATCCTGCCGGTGCTGGGCTACTACGTAGATTTCTTGGGTCATATCGGCTATGCCCGAGGGTTTTCTCTGTTCGTAGTGCTGAGCGTTATCTGTGCTGGGGTCGCGTTGGCGCTGAAAATCTACGATCCTGGGACCTCTGAGCCGGTCGAGGATACGCCTGTTCACTGA
- a CDS encoding universal stress protein, with the protein MFDRILIPTDGSDAVRPAVETAINLAEIHDAILHVLYIVNQPTIVSGTGEGVPGLDNLLAALEKTGHETTTVVADQATDQEIDVQTAVQRGNPHDDILTYATEHDIDLIVMGTHGRTGVKRALLGSVTETVVRHAENPVLTVHREPKT; encoded by the coding sequence ATGTTCGATCGAATTCTCATCCCGACGGACGGTAGCGACGCAGTCCGACCTGCCGTAGAAACAGCAATAAACCTCGCTGAGATCCACGATGCGATACTGCACGTTCTCTACATCGTCAATCAACCGACGATCGTTTCCGGGACTGGGGAAGGTGTTCCTGGTCTCGACAATCTACTGGCTGCGCTCGAAAAGACCGGTCACGAGACTACTACCGTGGTCGCTGATCAGGCAACAGATCAGGAAATCGATGTCCAGACCGCTGTCCAGCGGGGCAACCCCCACGATGATATACTCACCTACGCAACCGAACACGACATCGATCTGATCGTGATGGGGACCCACGGTCGGACTGGCGTCAAACGAGCACTACTCGGAAGCGTGACCGAGACCGTCGTTCGTCACGCTGAGAACCCCGTCTTGACCGTGCATCGGGAACCGAAAACGTAG
- a CDS encoding alpha-ketoacid dehydrogenase subunit beta, with the protein MSNDLDRMELNTDVEIDPQETEDIDLITAVNRTLHQEMDRDESVRLLGYDIGPLGGVYRGTEGLLEEFGKNRVIDTPLSENGIIGTAAGMAMRGERPVPEIQFMGFFYPAFGQFMYAVVKMYKRTGGALEMPMTIRIPYGGGIKALEYHQESTETYFIHTPGVRVICASTPAQTKGLLAASIRNDDPVIFLEPKSVYRGIDEPVPSAEYTLPLDEARIVREGSDVTVLTWGAMVHQAKSAATDVDADVEIVDLRSLSPLDIETILDSVSKTGRCVVFHEARRTLGLGAELSALINEYALDRLKAPIKRATGYDVHFPGHDIEDDYLPDDERARYAIEAVMSYEF; encoded by the coding sequence ATGAGTAACGATCTCGACCGCATGGAGCTAAACACCGACGTGGAGATCGACCCACAGGAAACCGAGGACATCGACCTCATCACGGCGGTCAATCGGACGCTCCATCAGGAGATGGACCGCGATGAGAGCGTCCGTCTGCTCGGCTACGACATCGGTCCGCTGGGTGGGGTCTATCGTGGAACGGAAGGATTGCTGGAGGAGTTCGGAAAAAATCGGGTTATCGACACGCCGCTTTCAGAAAACGGGATCATCGGCACTGCTGCGGGGATGGCAATGCGAGGTGAACGTCCAGTTCCCGAAATCCAGTTCATGGGATTTTTCTACCCCGCCTTTGGTCAGTTTATGTATGCTGTCGTGAAAATGTACAAGCGAACAGGGGGTGCGTTGGAGATGCCGATGACGATTCGGATACCGTACGGCGGAGGGATCAAGGCGCTCGAATATCATCAAGAATCGACGGAGACGTACTTCATCCATACCCCCGGCGTTCGGGTCATCTGTGCAAGCACGCCCGCACAGACGAAGGGGTTGTTGGCGGCGAGCATCCGCAACGACGACCCTGTGATTTTCCTCGAACCGAAAAGTGTCTACCGGGGAATAGACGAGCCGGTACCGTCGGCGGAGTACACCCTTCCACTGGACGAAGCACGCATCGTTCGGGAGGGAAGCGACGTGACGGTGCTTACGTGGGGTGCGATGGTGCATCAGGCGAAATCCGCTGCTACTGACGTGGACGCCGATGTCGAAATCGTCGATTTACGGTCGCTCTCCCCGTTGGACATCGAAACGATCCTCGACTCGGTGTCGAAGACGGGCCGATGCGTCGTCTTCCACGAGGCTCGGCGCACGCTCGGACTCGGGGCAGAACTGTCCGCACTGATAAACGAGTACGCCCTCGACCGTCTCAAAGCCCCGATCAAACGCGCGACGGGGTACGACGTGCATTTTCCCGGGCACGACATCGAAGACGACTATCTCCCGGACGACGAACGCGCTCGGTACGCCATCGAGGCGGTGATGAGCTATGAATTTTGA
- a CDS encoding phosphopantetheine adenylyltransferase, translated as MRVVVAGTFGPLHDGHRELFKTALEHGDEGVVVGISSNEFATETRQPDPRPIPSYEQRKRQVKAMLNTVDEWNRSIEIRKFTDTYGFASRDPLLDAVVVSPETDDAVTELNRRRTERGFDPLESIVVPYEYADDGTPISSTRIVNGEIDEHGQLLE; from the coding sequence ATGCGAGTCGTTGTTGCCGGAACGTTTGGCCCACTCCACGACGGGCACCGAGAACTGTTTAAAACAGCTTTGGAGCACGGTGATGAGGGTGTCGTCGTCGGCATCAGTAGCAACGAGTTCGCGACGGAGACACGTCAGCCCGATCCTCGACCGATTCCCTCGTATGAACAGCGCAAACGGCAGGTCAAAGCGATGCTCAACACGGTCGATGAATGGAACCGTTCGATCGAGATTCGAAAGTTCACCGATACGTACGGATTTGCAAGCCGTGATCCCTTGTTGGATGCAGTCGTCGTCTCACCTGAAACCGATGATGCGGTGACCGAACTCAACCGTCGACGGACGGAGCGCGGATTTGATCCGCTTGAATCGATCGTCGTTCCGTATGAATACGCCGATGACGGCACCCCTATTTCGTCGACGCGGATCGTCAACGGAGAGATCGACGAACACGGGCAGCTCTTGGAGTGA